One window of uncultured Campylobacter sp. genomic DNA carries:
- the hslU gene encoding HslU--HslV peptidase ATPase subunit — MMTPKQIVEKLDEYIIGQNSAKRTIAVALRNRYRRMALEDEMKNEVMPKNILMIGSTGVGKTEIARRLSKMFGLPFIKVEASKYTEVGFVGRDVESMVRDLAAASVNLVRGEEFEKNKDKIDDYIKRKILEKVLPPLPRGASEEKVADYEKSYEKMAAKLERGDLDDLSIEIEVSENALESNPNLPPEMANMQESFIKVIGISTRKSKKEMKVKDAKVALKSEASEKVLDMESIKAEAVRRAQNEGIIFIDEIDKVAVSSGNSGRQDPSKEGVQRDLLPIVEGSSVSTKFGNIDTDHILFIAAGAFHISKPSDLIPELQGRFPLRVELDSLDEAALCEILTKPKNSLLKQYSALLKTEGVELEFSEDGVKAIAKFAASTNEKVEDIGARRLHTIMEKVLEDISFEADKFKGQKIVVDEKLVSEKLAGIASDEDLAKYIL, encoded by the coding sequence ATGATGACGCCAAAGCAGATCGTAGAGAAATTAGACGAATATATAATCGGACAAAATAGCGCCAAACGCACGATAGCGGTGGCTTTGCGAAATCGCTACCGTAGAATGGCGCTCGAAGATGAGATGAAAAACGAGGTGATGCCCAAAAACATCCTGATGATCGGATCTACCGGCGTGGGCAAGACCGAGATCGCGCGCAGGCTTTCGAAGATGTTTGGACTTCCTTTTATCAAGGTCGAGGCGAGCAAATATACTGAAGTAGGCTTCGTGGGGCGCGACGTGGAGAGCATGGTGCGCGATCTGGCCGCCGCGTCGGTAAATTTAGTACGCGGCGAGGAATTTGAAAAGAATAAAGACAAGATCGATGATTACATCAAGCGTAAAATTTTAGAAAAAGTCCTTCCGCCGCTTCCGCGCGGAGCGAGCGAGGAGAAGGTCGCAGATTACGAAAAAAGCTACGAAAAGATGGCAGCTAAGCTCGAGCGTGGCGATCTGGATGATCTTAGTATCGAGATCGAAGTAAGCGAAAACGCGCTTGAGTCAAATCCAAATTTGCCGCCCGAGATGGCGAATATGCAGGAAAGCTTCATCAAAGTAATCGGAATTTCGACGCGCAAGAGCAAAAAAGAGATGAAGGTAAAAGACGCCAAGGTTGCCCTTAAAAGTGAGGCTAGCGAGAAGGTCCTCGATATGGAGAGCATCAAAGCCGAAGCCGTTAGGCGCGCGCAAAACGAGGGCATCATCTTTATCGATGAGATCGATAAGGTGGCGGTCTCAAGCGGCAATAGCGGCAGGCAGGATCCGAGCAAAGAGGGCGTGCAGCGCGATCTGCTTCCGATCGTGGAGGGCAGCAGCGTAAGCACGAAATTCGGCAATATCGACACCGATCACATCCTTTTTATCGCCGCGGGCGCCTTTCATATCAGCAAACCGAGCGATCTCATACCCGAGCTTCAGGGGCGCTTCCCGCTTCGCGTCGAGCTTGATAGCTTAGACGAGGCGGCGCTGTGTGAAATTTTGACCAAGCCGAAAAATTCGCTTCTTAAGCAGTACTCGGCGCTTTTAAAGACCGAGGGCGTGGAGTTGGAATTTAGCGAGGACGGGGTCAAAGCGATCGCGAAATTTGCGGCGAGCACGAACGAAAAAGTAGAAGACATCGGCGCTAGAAGGCTGCATACGATAATGGAAAAGGTGCTTGAGGATATCAGCTTCGAAGCGGATAAGTTTAAAGGGCAAAAGATCGTCGTGGATGAAAAGCTCGTAAGCGAAAAGCTCGCAGGCATCGCAAGCGACGAGGATCTGGCGAAATACATTTTATAA
- the mshL gene encoding pilus (MSHA type) biogenesis protein MshL gives MSLLHISKKLSIAAMLALSVTATSLYAAPATAGNCDRKALNIKINDTVTLNEMLAQLSDMCRFSVVAKDAIAQEEMSKPLQGVSIKDLSLREVLDLLIKENNLSYEYSHGILKISALETRTFKVDYITSIREGTAVTKSSVDSAPTKVDDSDDKENKEDNKITTKEKFDFWEKISEEITSVLNNGTEKYVAVAPIINQNAGLVTVTAMKSQIARVDRYLSGMQKRLSRQVLLDVNIISVELNNEYTTGIDWSKFQLGFNTYVGGDPTKLSGYHIDNGNRGKASDTHGTWTIGANLNFNIDGLINFLETKGKTKIISSPKVTTMNNQPAIISVGDTINYVLKSTTTGDYQGGDTQSDDQYSIFVGILLNILPEISDDNRIMLRINPSLSSLKYAEDNVRKENGRRDIAPDTLQKKLSSVVWVDDGDTVILGGLIGATKSKNNTRVPVLAEIPLIGNLFKSTADILSTSELIFVVTPHIIDNTGAPLATSLKELGYSKSIYENE, from the coding sequence ATGTCATTATTACATATAAGTAAAAAGCTTAGCATAGCCGCTATGCTTGCTTTGTCTGTTACGGCTACTAGTCTATATGCTGCTCCCGCAACTGCAGGTAACTGCGATAGGAAGGCGCTAAATATTAAGATTAACGATACCGTTACGCTAAATGAGATGCTAGCTCAGCTATCCGATATGTGCCGCTTTTCGGTGGTAGCAAAAGACGCTATCGCTCAAGAGGAGATGAGTAAGCCACTGCAAGGCGTAAGCATCAAAGACCTTTCTTTACGCGAAGTTTTAGATCTACTCATAAAAGAGAATAATCTAAGCTATGAGTATTCTCATGGTATATTAAAAATTTCGGCGCTAGAGACTAGGACTTTTAAGGTGGATTACATCACTTCTATTAGAGAAGGTACTGCTGTTACTAAATCTTCTGTCGATTCCGCACCTACGAAAGTGGATGATAGCGACGATAAAGAAAATAAAGAAGATAATAAGATCACTACCAAAGAGAAATTTGATTTTTGGGAGAAGATTAGCGAGGAAATCACCTCTGTTTTAAATAACGGTACCGAAAAATACGTCGCAGTCGCTCCTATTATAAATCAAAATGCCGGTTTAGTAACCGTTACTGCTATGAAGTCTCAGATAGCTCGCGTCGATAGATATCTAAGCGGTATGCAAAAACGCCTTAGTCGCCAAGTCTTGCTAGATGTAAATATCATATCTGTCGAGCTAAATAACGAATACACCACCGGTATAGATTGGAGTAAATTTCAACTAGGATTTAATACCTATGTAGGCGGAGATCCGACTAAGCTTTCAGGCTATCACATAGATAACGGCAATAGAGGAAAGGCTAGCGATACTCACGGAACTTGGACGATAGGGGCTAATCTAAATTTTAATATCGACGGTTTGATTAACTTCCTAGAGACTAAAGGTAAAACCAAGATTATTTCAAGCCCTAAGGTAACTACGATGAATAATCAGCCTGCTATTATCTCTGTAGGTGATACCATTAACTACGTATTAAAATCTACTACTACAGGTGATTATCAAGGCGGAGATACTCAGTCGGATGATCAGTATTCGATCTTTGTAGGTATTCTTTTGAATATCTTGCCTGAAATTTCAGATGATAATAGGATTATGCTACGAATCAATCCATCTTTAAGTTCTCTTAAATATGCGGAAGATAATGTAAGAAAAGAAAACGGCAGAAGAGATATCGCACCTGATACTTTGCAAAAGAAACTCTCTAGTGTAGTTTGGGTAGATGATGGCGATACTGTAATTTTAGGCGGCTTGATTGGTGCAACTAAGTCCAAGAATAACACTAGGGTGCCTGTACTAGCAGAAATTCCATTAATCGGAAATCTT
- the hslV gene encoding ATP-dependent protease subunit HslV, whose amino-acid sequence MFEATTILAYKGAKGSVIGGDGQVTFGNTVLKGNATKIRKIGKEGNVLAGFAGSTADAFNLFDMFEKCLDGAKGDLLRAVIEFSKQWRKDKYLRKLEAMMLVLDRKNIFLLSGTGDVVEPDDGKIAAIGSGGNYALSAARALDKFASLDEEELVKQSLKIAGEICIYTNENIKTYAIWDEKR is encoded by the coding sequence GTGTTTGAAGCGACTACCATTTTAGCCTACAAAGGCGCGAAGGGCTCTGTCATCGGCGGCGACGGGCAGGTTACGTTCGGAAACACCGTCTTAAAGGGCAATGCGACTAAAATTCGAAAGATCGGCAAAGAGGGTAATGTTTTAGCGGGCTTTGCGGGCAGCACCGCCGATGCGTTTAATCTTTTTGATATGTTTGAGAAGTGCTTAGATGGCGCAAAGGGCGATCTTTTAAGGGCCGTGATAGAATTTAGCAAGCAGTGGCGCAAGGATAAGTATCTGCGAAAGCTCGAAGCGATGATGCTGGTGCTGGACCGCAAAAATATCTTTCTGCTTAGCGGCACGGGCGATGTGGTAGAGCCGGACGACGGCAAGATTGCAGCGATCGGAAGCGGCGGAAATTACGCTCTTAGCGCGGCGCGAGCTTTGGATAAATTTGCAAGCTTAGACGAAGAGGAGCTCGTAAAACAAAGCCTTAAAATCGCGGGCGAGATTTGCATTTACACGAACGAAAACATCAAAACATACGCAATTTGGGACGAAAAGAGATGA
- the era gene encoding GTPase Era — translation MKSGFVTLIGRTNAGKSSLLNYLCGEKISLVSHKINATRRKINGIVMNGADQVIFTDTPGLHESAKLMNKLMVEVALGAIEGCDLVLFLAPVHDDTAEYEKFLNLNAGTKHIVILTKIDEANDEKIVQRLLQYQKFTDKFEAIIPVSIKKKVYKKQVLDEICKILPEHEYFYDPEILSATNEREIYRDFILEAIFESMSDEIPYCSDVVMEKVVEKPGLISVYARIITDTNSHKEMLIGKNGEAIKRIGIRAKKLISNFSKVKIYLKLTVFVKKSWKNDEFRVKTDFIY, via the coding sequence ATGAAAAGCGGATTTGTAACGCTCATCGGGCGGACGAATGCGGGCAAGAGCTCGCTGTTAAACTATCTCTGCGGCGAGAAAATTTCGCTCGTCTCGCATAAAATTAACGCCACGCGCCGCAAGATTAACGGCATCGTGATGAACGGCGCAGATCAGGTGATTTTCACGGACACGCCCGGGCTGCACGAAAGCGCCAAGCTGATGAATAAACTGATGGTCGAAGTGGCGCTCGGAGCGATTGAGGGCTGCGATTTGGTGCTGTTTTTGGCGCCAGTGCACGACGATACCGCGGAATACGAAAAATTTTTAAATTTAAACGCAGGCACCAAACATATCGTTATTCTGACCAAAATTGACGAAGCAAACGACGAAAAGATCGTGCAGAGGCTGCTGCAATATCAAAAATTTACCGATAAATTCGAAGCGATAATCCCCGTTAGCATCAAAAAAAAGGTCTATAAAAAGCAAGTTTTGGACGAAATTTGTAAAATTTTACCCGAGCACGAGTATTTTTACGACCCCGAAATTTTAAGCGCGACCAACGAGCGTGAAATTTACCGCGACTTCATACTCGAGGCGATCTTTGAGAGCATGAGCGACGAGATCCCGTATTGCAGCGATGTCGTGATGGAAAAAGTGGTGGAAAAACCCGGTCTAATCTCGGTATATGCGCGGATCATAACGGACACCAATTCCCACAAAGAGATGTTGATCGGCAAAAACGGCGAGGCAATAAAGCGGATCGGAATTCGAGCCAAAAAGTTAATTTCAAATTTTTCTAAGGTCAAAATTTACTTAAAATTAACAGTTTTTGTAAAAAAAAGCTGGAAAAATGACGAATTTAGGGTAAAAACCGATTTTATCTATTGA